One genomic segment of Hevea brasiliensis isolate MT/VB/25A 57/8 chromosome 3, ASM3005281v1, whole genome shotgun sequence includes these proteins:
- the LOC110667312 gene encoding uncharacterized protein LOC110667312, with translation MKKRNQTSDAMDSKDRDWDFRKLMKDIEFLGASHMTWKERKELENRKVVSLGGKPPKKQRLPLSVARVQMKKQKEREEKMLQENIILGRFGGKLGGGAKRSMEKRKQENGVLRSSEGYFRNGVLDVKHMLNPASSKDNDSSNHVFGKGKKKNKGSGKKNRGKKKGSGRKRH, from the exons atgaagaagagaAACCAAACAAGCGATGCTATGGATAGCAAGGACCGTGATTGGGACTTCAGAAAGCTTATGAAAGACATCGAGTTTTTGG GTGCCTCACATATGACATGGAAAGAAAGGAAAGAGTTGGAGAACCGCAAGGTAGTGTCTCTTGGTGGCAAG CCTCCAAAGAAACAAAGACTGCCTTTAAGTGTAGCACGTGTACAAATGAAGAAACAAAAGGAAAGAGAGGAGAAAATGCTTCAAGAG AATATAATTCTTGGACGATTTGGAGGTAAGCTTGGTGGTGGTGCTAAAAGATCAATGGAGAAGCGCAAACAGGAGAACGGGGTGCTGAGGTCAAGCGAGGGATATTTCAGAAATGGTGTACTTGATGTGAAGCATATGTTAAACCCTGCCTCATCAAAAGATAATGATTCCAGTAATCATGTTTTTGgtaaagggaagaagaagaataagGGAAGCGGAAAGAAAAATCGAGGAAAAAAGAAAGGCAGTGGTAGGAAGCGCCATTGA